The following proteins come from a genomic window of Lolium rigidum isolate FL_2022 chromosome 5, APGP_CSIRO_Lrig_0.1, whole genome shotgun sequence:
- the LOC124657133 gene encoding BTB/POZ domain-containing protein At1g55760-like, which produces MQTMSQPQAQSGVARMLQKGILTDITVNAVGGSIRAHRAVLAARSPVFLSMFSHALREKELSTVDISDMSIAACRAFVRYIYGASVSEEELLAHRSELVAAGDKYCIANLKETCEKSLGKDVGTENVLQIRLQMAHTYSLAALKRSCVRLLVDFGKMYEIPEDFLEFTENSDPELVDEIKRFAFSRGRKFPAILRESAAAKASAKKARLPSVRKSTPRQASGSPAKQAEKATPSQVSASIPAKRPRRSSVRKSTSGQDSDAFPDKRARRANVRLTGDEWALPGSRGTR; this is translated from the coding sequence ATGCAGACGATGTCACAACCGCAAGCTCAGTCTGGCGTGGCGCGCATGCTGCAAAAAGGCATCCTCACCGACATCACCGTCAACGCCGTGGGCGGCAGCATCAGGGCCCACCGTGCTGTCCTGGCAGCGCGGTCGCCCGTGTTCCTGAGCATGTTTTCGCATGCTCTCCGGGAGAAGGAGCTCTCCACGGTGGACATCTCGGACATGTCAATCGCCGCGTGCCGGGCCTTCGTCAGGTACATCTACGGTGCCTCTGTGTCGGAGGAGGAGCTGCTCGCCCACCGGAGCGagctcgtcgccgctggcgacaaGTACTGCATCGCGAACCTGAAGGAGACGTGCGAGAAGAGCCTGGGAAAGGACGTGGGCACGGAGAACGTGCTCCAGATCAGGCTGCAGATGGCGCACACCTACAGCCTAGCGGCGCTCAAACGGAGCTGTGTGAGGCTGCTCGTGGATTTCGGGAAGATGTACGAGATTCCGGAAGATTTTCTAGAGTTCACCGAGAATTCGGACCCGGAGCTCGTAGATGAAATCAAGCGATTTGCATTTTCTCGGGGAAGAAAGTTCCCGGCCATACTACGAGAGTCTGCAGCTGCGAAGGCTTCGGCTAAAAAGGCTCGGCTCCCTAGTGTTCGGAAGTCTACACCTAGACAGGCTTCGGGCTCTCCAGCCAAACAAGCCGAAAAGGCCACACCTAGCCAGGTTTCGGCGAGCATTCCGGCTAAACGGCCTAGGAGGTCCAGTGTTCGGAAGTCCACATCTGGGCAGGATTCCGACGCATTTCCGGATAAACGGGCTAGACGGGCCAACGTCCGGCTTACTGGTGACGAGTGGGCACTGCCTGGTTCTCGAGGTACACGATAA